The Eriocheir sinensis breed Jianghai 21 chromosome 26, ASM2467909v1, whole genome shotgun sequence genome window below encodes:
- the LOC127003788 gene encoding balbiani ring protein 3-like isoform X3: MLMKIVLVAAVVIAFDLGVAEIDKGCMNRNDRKHNRDLLKTTRCLDPQPSLVQLPVPEGFDYVMPSVVTLPQCTGLSCSAFPERCLPMSGQTLNHTYKVFNIETCDCECNPHLETRCNARREVYGEEVMWSKSMCSCECDNVEECGSNQFWDPDKCECAAIY, from the exons ATGCTGATGAAAATTGttctggtggcggcggtggtgatagcTTTTGATCTCG GCGTCGCAGAGATAGACAAAGGGTGCATGAACCGAAATGACAGGAAACACAACCGTGATCTTCTGAAGACGACAAGATGCTTGGACCCCCAGCCGAGCCTCGTCCAGCTGCCGGTCCCCGAAGGATTTGACTAT GTTATGCCCAGCGTGGTCACGCTTCCCCAGTGCACGGGCCTGTCCTGCAGCGCCTTCCCCGAGCGGTGCCTCCCCATGTCCGGACAAACCCTGAACCACACCTACAAG GTGTTCAACATTGAGACCTGTGACTGTGAGTGTAATCCTCACCTGGAGACAAGGTGCAACGCTCGCCGGGAAGTCTATGGCGAGGAAGTAATGTGGTCCAAGAGTATGTGTTCCTGTGAGTGTGACAATGTCGAGGAGTGTGGCTCCAATCAATTCTGGGACCCAGATAAGTGCGAGTGTGCAGCCATATACTAA
- the LOC127003788 gene encoding balbiani ring protein 3-like isoform X2 yields the protein MLMKIVLVAAVVIAFDLGVAEIDKGCMNRNDRKHNRDLLKTTRCLDPQPSLVQLPVPEGFDYVMPSVVTLPQCTGLSCSAFPERCLPMSGQTLNHTYKVYARSRNGTQPVCAKVTVQEHLACECRCDERACPSNRVFNIETCDCECNPHLETRCNARREVYGEEVMWSKSMCSCECDNVEECGSNQFWDPDKCECAAIY from the exons ATGCTGATGAAAATTGttctggtggcggcggtggtgatagcTTTTGATCTCG GCGTCGCAGAGATAGACAAAGGGTGCATGAACCGAAATGACAGGAAACACAACCGTGATCTTCTGAAGACGACAAGATGCTTGGACCCCCAGCCGAGCCTCGTCCAGCTGCCGGTCCCCGAAGGATTTGACTAT GTTATGCCCAGCGTGGTCACGCTTCCCCAGTGCACGGGCCTGTCCTGCAGCGCCTTCCCCGAGCGGTGCCTCCCCATGTCCGGACAAACCCTGAACCACACCTACAAG gTGTACGCCAGGAGCAGGAACGGAACACAGCCAGTGTGTGCCAAGGTGACGGTGCAGGAGCATCTGGCCTGCGAGTGCCGCTGTGACGAGCGTGCCTGCCCCAGCAACAGG GTGTTCAACATTGAGACCTGTGACTGTGAGTGTAATCCTCACCTGGAGACAAGGTGCAACGCTCGCCGGGAAGTCTATGGCGAGGAAGTAATGTGGTCCAAGAGTATGTGTTCCTGTGAGTGTGACAATGTCGAGGAGTGTGGCTCCAATCAATTCTGGGACCCAGATAAGTGCGAGTGTGCAGCCATATACTAA